The following proteins are co-located in the Synergistaceae bacterium genome:
- a CDS encoding DUF4139 domain-containing protein: MKAFIFPLVFILSLLIFPHGTSSALEAPENFTAKISAVDFFPSGARFTFTAEPEDTAGNFRVLIPGAFRKDSIRLLNPGDVHGDIHITGYSRPQWIPPELLPLKRQADEQSALVNGLNTRRAALEQTLSLLKNSAPEKSQPEALLRYIQQAQELRLETENELSAVRLNLTQEQEKLRMLNMELQSRKPAGDTSFTEITGQAKGTVYFEAFTDSASWRPGYTLDLDTLTGKITAGMYIAAYQRTGLTFTGKITFHTKTPDERISFPEISPLQVGIKPKEQVIASMSGIRLSRNNRQFKSARNAAEPEADMYMAADAMPEEEAAPKAPAVNETLADRTITAEGTLTGDGTEKGLDATGENFTLSAKVELILIPEQRENAWIIASMDEGNEHLIPGEADLRVDGYSSGKIYLDEYGKGQRRIPFGYADQITAKKERLIGKTGVHWFNGVFTSGYKIEITNGTKNPQTVTIRDRLPVPTDETIKLEVKRIEPKEKSRDKENRLTWEIDIPAGETAPIIVDYTLSYPSGEELQYK, from the coding sequence ATGAAGGCTTTTATTTTTCCGCTGGTCTTCATCTTATCGCTGTTAATTTTTCCGCACGGCACTTCCTCAGCTCTTGAGGCTCCGGAAAATTTCACCGCAAAAATTTCGGCTGTCGACTTCTTTCCCTCCGGCGCGAGATTCACATTCACCGCAGAGCCTGAAGACACCGCCGGAAATTTCAGGGTACTCATTCCCGGAGCATTCCGAAAGGACTCAATACGCCTGCTTAACCCCGGAGACGTTCACGGGGATATTCACATCACGGGATATTCCCGGCCGCAGTGGATTCCCCCGGAGCTTCTGCCGTTAAAGCGTCAGGCCGATGAGCAGTCAGCACTTGTCAACGGACTCAACACACGCAGGGCGGCACTTGAGCAGACATTATCACTCCTCAAAAATTCAGCCCCCGAAAAATCACAGCCGGAAGCGTTATTGCGTTACATTCAGCAAGCGCAGGAACTCAGGCTTGAGACAGAGAACGAGCTTTCAGCCGTAAGACTCAACCTCACGCAGGAGCAGGAAAAATTACGTATGCTGAACATGGAGCTACAGAGCAGAAAGCCTGCGGGCGATACGAGTTTCACGGAAATCACAGGGCAGGCAAAAGGCACAGTATACTTTGAGGCGTTCACGGATTCGGCTTCATGGCGGCCGGGCTACACTCTCGATCTTGACACGCTCACAGGGAAAATCACGGCGGGAATGTATATAGCGGCGTACCAGAGAACCGGGCTGACCTTCACGGGAAAAATTACGTTCCACACAAAGACACCTGACGAGCGAATCTCCTTCCCGGAAATTTCCCCGCTGCAAGTCGGAATAAAGCCGAAAGAGCAGGTTATCGCGTCAATGTCAGGCATAAGGCTCTCGCGAAACAACAGGCAATTCAAATCCGCAAGAAATGCCGCAGAGCCTGAAGCAGATATGTACATGGCCGCAGACGCAATGCCCGAAGAAGAAGCCGCCCCTAAAGCCCCCGCCGTTAATGAGACCCTCGCGGACAGGACAATCACCGCTGAAGGGACTCTCACAGGAGACGGAACCGAGAAAGGACTCGACGCAACCGGGGAGAATTTCACACTGTCGGCAAAAGTTGAGCTGATACTAATTCCCGAACAGCGCGAAAACGCATGGATAATAGCCAGCATGGACGAGGGCAACGAGCATTTGATACCGGGCGAGGCTGATTTGAGGGTTGACGGCTATTCCTCCGGGAAAATTTATCTTGACGAATACGGAAAAGGGCAGAGGCGAATCCCGTTCGGCTATGCGGATCAGATTACGGCAAAGAAAGAGCGTCTCATAGGGAAAACGGGTGTTCACTGGTTCAACGGGGTATTCACAAGCGGCTACAAGATAGAAATCACAAACGGCACAAAGAATCCTCAGACCGTAACAATCAGAGACCGACTCCCAGTCCCGACAGACGAGACAATCAAACTTGAGGTGAAACGCATTGAGCCTAAAGAGAAATCACGCGACAAAGAAAACCGCCTCACTTGGGAGATTGATATTCCCGCCGGAGAAACTGCGCCGATAATTGTGGACTACACATTGAGTTATCCTTCAGGGGAGGAGCTGCAATACAAGTAA
- the fliE gene encoding flagellar hook-basal body complex protein FliE, whose translation MERLLIDFSQVYGQNGTQRAARSVYSTYTDNTRQKETPSVSFEDMLSDSIKKVNSLQLEAEKKVRDLAIGDAEDISEVVLASSRADTALRLVMEIRNKFLDAYQALSRITG comes from the coding sequence ATGGAGCGTCTGCTAATAGATTTTTCACAGGTTTACGGGCAAAACGGAACACAAAGAGCCGCAAGAAGTGTATACAGCACCTACACAGATAACACAAGGCAGAAAGAAACTCCGTCAGTATCATTTGAAGATATGCTATCGGACTCAATCAAGAAAGTAAATTCCCTCCAGCTTGAAGCGGAGAAGAAAGTCCGAGATCTTGCCATAGGAGACGCTGAAGACATTTCAGAAGTTGTGCTTGCCTCCTCTAGGGCTGACACGGCACTGCGTCTTGTCATGGAGATACGCAACAAGTTTCTTGACGCATATCAGGCACTTTCACGGATTACAGGCTAA